The Saprospiraceae bacterium genome includes a window with the following:
- a CDS encoding transketolase, whose protein sequence is MSISISHKAADNIRILSAAMVEKAASGHPGGAMGGADFIHILYSEFLRFDPDDATWPFRDRFFLDPGHMSAMLYSQLTLLGWMDMEDIKSFRQWKSPTPGHPELDLKRGIENTSGPLGLGHAFGAGAAIAERFLVQRFGEWMSHYTYLYISDGGIQEEISQGVGRIAGFLGLSNLVMFYDANDVQLSTRVGEVTGEDTAKKYESWNWQVITIDGNDHGSIREALNTAHGQNERPTLIIGKTVMGKGAVKEDGSSHEGEVETHGKPLGKSKASFGATIKNLGGDPENPFVIFDDVADLYKEILQSKRSYAQKHREVKKAWEVMHPDLSEKLNDYLANKLPDLNWDEIAMGTNEATRNSSARVLAYFAENVGNMIVSSADLSNSDMTEGFLKKTKAFRKGDFSGAFLQAGVSELTMGALCTGMALHGGVIPVCATFFAFSDYMKPVLRVASLMEQPVKFIWTHDAFRVGEDGPTHQPVEQEAQLRLLEKLHNHSGIPSFLAIRPADSAETLFGWKLMLETQNRPSGMILSRQNINDIPSSTGNRSADATGIALGAYIAYEADKTETPDIVLIGNGSEVSTLVDAANLLHTDHQINARVVSAPSEGLFRQHSEVYQHSIIPTNIPVFGLTAGLPVTMEGLAGKNGKVFGLTHFGYSAPYTVLDEKFGFTPKHVVAEVLEFMHHNK, encoded by the coding sequence GTGAGTATATCCATTTCACACAAAGCAGCAGATAATATCCGTATTCTTTCAGCAGCCATGGTTGAAAAGGCGGCGTCAGGTCACCCCGGCGGAGCAATGGGCGGAGCAGATTTTATTCATATCCTGTATTCAGAATTTCTCCGCTTTGACCCGGATGACGCAACATGGCCTTTTAGAGATCGTTTTTTTCTGGATCCCGGTCACATGTCCGCTATGCTGTACTCACAATTGACGCTGTTAGGGTGGATGGATATGGAGGATATAAAATCTTTCAGACAATGGAAAAGCCCTACTCCCGGCCATCCAGAATTGGATCTGAAAAGAGGAATTGAAAACACGTCCGGCCCGTTAGGGTTGGGGCATGCATTTGGTGCCGGAGCAGCGATTGCTGAACGGTTTTTAGTGCAAAGATTCGGAGAGTGGATGAGTCATTATACCTATCTGTATATTTCTGACGGAGGTATTCAGGAAGAAATTTCTCAGGGTGTAGGACGGATAGCCGGCTTTTTGGGATTATCTAATCTCGTTATGTTTTATGATGCGAATGATGTTCAGCTCAGCACCCGGGTAGGTGAAGTAACAGGAGAAGATACTGCGAAGAAATATGAAAGCTGGAACTGGCAGGTCATCACCATAGATGGAAATGATCACGGAAGCATCCGGGAAGCACTGAATACAGCTCATGGCCAAAATGAAAGGCCCACGCTTATCATCGGAAAAACAGTCATGGGCAAAGGTGCTGTAAAAGAAGACGGATCTTCCCATGAAGGCGAAGTAGAAACACACGGAAAGCCTCTTGGTAAATCAAAAGCTTCTTTTGGTGCAACAATAAAAAACCTTGGCGGAGACCCTGAGAATCCGTTTGTTATTTTTGATGATGTAGCAGATTTATACAAAGAAATACTGCAATCAAAAAGATCTTATGCACAAAAGCACAGGGAAGTTAAGAAGGCCTGGGAAGTGATGCATCCTGATTTATCTGAAAAACTAAATGACTACCTGGCCAATAAACTGCCTGATTTGAATTGGGATGAAATAGCAATGGGTACGAATGAAGCGACCCGAAATTCATCTGCCAGAGTCCTTGCATATTTTGCTGAGAATGTAGGAAATATGATCGTATCATCCGCCGACTTATCCAATAGTGATATGACAGAAGGATTTCTGAAAAAAACCAAAGCTTTCAGAAAAGGAGACTTTTCAGGAGCCTTTCTTCAGGCCGGCGTTTCTGAACTGACAATGGGTGCATTGTGTACCGGTATGGCGTTGCATGGAGGTGTGATTCCGGTTTGTGCTACATTTTTTGCTTTTTCTGACTACATGAAACCCGTTTTGAGAGTAGCTTCTTTAATGGAGCAACCGGTAAAATTTATCTGGACCCATGATGCTTTCAGGGTTGGAGAAGATGGACCGACACATCAGCCTGTTGAACAGGAAGCACAGCTTCGTCTTCTCGAAAAGCTGCACAACCATAGCGGAATTCCTTCTTTCCTCGCAATTCGTCCTGCCGATAGTGCAGAAACATTGTTCGGTTGGAAACTAATGCTTGAAACACAAAACCGTCCGTCAGGAATGATTCTTTCCAGACAAAATATCAATGACATTCCTTCTTCTACTGGTAACAGGTCAGCGGACGCAACAGGTATTGCTTTAGGAGCATATATTGCTTACGAAGCGGATAAAACTGAAACTCCGGATATTGTATTGATCGGCAACGGTTCGGAAGTATCTACATTGGTGGATGCCGCCAATCTTTTGCACACCGATCATCAAATCAATGCGAGAGTCGTTTCTGCTCCTTCTGAAGGATTGTTCAGACAGCATTCTGAAGTATATCAACACTCCATCATTCCGACCAATATTCCGGTTTTTGGGTTGACAGCCGGATTACCGGTGACAATGGAAGGATTGGCAGGTAAAAACGGAAAAGTATTTGGTTTGACACATTTTGGATATTCAGCACCATATACCGTGCTGGACGAAAAATTTGGTTTTACACCGAAGCATGTTGTGGCAGAAGTATTGGAATTTATGCATCATAATAAATAG
- a CDS encoding SDR family oxidoreductase, with amino-acid sequence MNINLKGKNALVCGSSKGIGKASAAALASLGANVTLVSRSTDLMMDAMNEMDKTKGQQHNFLVADFTDTEDLKKKVKGLVSLKTIHILVNNTGGPPGGALLNAQPEDFLQAYNNHLICNHLLAGLVIPGMKKDGYGRIINIISTSVKIPLKGLGVSNTTRGAVASWSKTLANEIASFGITVNNVLPGATATERLDNIIAAKSDKTGQSKESVILDMQEEIPMGRFGTAQEIASAVAFLASPAAAYITGINLPVDGGRTGSL; translated from the coding sequence ATGAATATAAACCTGAAAGGTAAAAATGCCTTGGTCTGCGGAAGTTCTAAAGGTATCGGGAAAGCATCGGCTGCTGCGCTTGCATCTCTCGGAGCAAATGTAACCCTGGTCTCAAGAAGTACGGATCTGATGATGGATGCAATGAATGAAATGGATAAAACCAAAGGTCAGCAGCATAATTTTTTAGTAGCTGATTTTACAGATACGGAAGATCTGAAGAAAAAGGTAAAGGGTTTAGTCTCTCTGAAAACCATTCATATTCTGGTCAATAATACCGGAGGCCCTCCCGGCGGTGCTTTACTGAATGCCCAACCGGAAGACTTTCTACAGGCTTATAACAACCATCTGATTTGCAATCATTTACTCGCAGGATTGGTCATTCCCGGAATGAAGAAGGATGGTTATGGACGAATCATAAATATAATTTCTACCTCGGTCAAAATTCCATTAAAAGGATTGGGCGTAAGCAATACAACCCGGGGTGCCGTCGCATCATGGTCCAAAACACTGGCGAATGAGATAGCATCTTTCGGGATTACAGTTAATAATGTTTTACCCGGAGCAACTGCTACGGAACGATTAGACAATATCATAGCAGCCAAATCCGATAAAACCGGACAAAGCAAAGAATCGGTCATCCTGGATATGCAGGAAGAAATACCGATGGGCAGATTTGGTACCGCTCAGGAAATAGCTTCAGCGGTAGCATTTCTGGCAAGTCCGGCAGCGGCATATATCACAGGCATCAATCTTCCGGTGGACGGAGGACGAACGGGATCGTTATAA
- a CDS encoding T9SS type A sorting domain-containing protein → MKFFLPLLILLLTIEVAVSQNCLPDGIQFSRQRQIDSFEIYFPGCVNIIGGVMINDTPNDKITNLMGLSAIRNIGGTLEILDNDTLKNLEGLHNLRTIKGQLNIQRNKSLKNLTGLNRLKSIEGNVFLIENDSLENFVGLDSLSTIEGGIRIFNNKSLENLQGINNLLGVKDMVRIHKNDTLQDLSGLENITRTGALAIDSNQVLQHIDALSNLTNVNGPLRFRNNDQIQQISGLRNVEAVDGEIVISFNPFLQNLSGLIGLSTMVGNLEIRDNDRMTSLNGLQNITNIQNNLTISKNRSLMNLDGLESLATVGDDLKVVENEMLADVEGLSQLTSVGKVFGIGISQNLESLSGLEKLTTVGDSLAIYNNNKLRSLAGIENIDATSISALLISGNQNLATCEVKSICDYLKIPQSKAIISNNDMRCNSRDQVETACQTSSVDDGSEDKFKITPNPSNAFINVSGLEVNKDFVLLDVLGKVVMHGVLSEGGRIDISVLDNGLYFIKIGYKTLSVVKI, encoded by the coding sequence ATGAAATTCTTTTTACCACTATTGATTTTATTATTGACAATTGAAGTTGCAGTTTCACAAAATTGCCTTCCTGATGGTATTCAATTTTCCAGGCAGAGACAAATTGACTCTTTCGAAATATATTTTCCGGGATGTGTGAATATTATAGGTGGTGTAATGATAAATGATACTCCAAATGATAAAATAACTAATCTCATGGGCTTATCAGCCATTAGAAATATTGGTGGGACGTTGGAGATCTTGGACAACGATACTTTAAAAAATTTAGAAGGACTTCACAATCTTCGAACTATTAAAGGACAGCTTAATATCCAACGTAACAAGTCCCTAAAAAACCTGACAGGACTTAACAGGTTGAAATCAATAGAGGGGAATGTTTTCTTGATAGAGAATGACTCCCTAGAAAATTTTGTGGGTTTGGATAGTCTTTCTACCATTGAAGGTGGCATAAGAATATTTAACAACAAATCATTGGAAAACCTACAAGGAATAAACAACCTATTAGGTGTCAAAGATATGGTGCGAATTCACAAAAATGATACACTCCAAGATCTTTCCGGACTAGAAAATATCACACGAACAGGCGCTTTGGCTATTGATAGCAATCAAGTACTACAACATATAGATGCTTTGTCAAATTTAACGAATGTAAATGGTCCGTTAAGATTCAGAAATAATGATCAAATTCAGCAAATTAGTGGTTTGAGAAATGTGGAGGCGGTAGATGGAGAGATCGTCATATCATTTAATCCCTTTCTTCAGAATTTATCGGGTCTTATAGGACTAAGTACGATGGTTGGTAATCTCGAAATCAGAGATAATGATAGAATGACATCGCTGAACGGACTTCAGAATATTACTAACATCCAAAATAATCTCACCATCTCCAAAAATAGAAGCTTGATGAATCTTGATGGTTTGGAAAGTCTGGCTACCGTAGGTGATGATTTAAAAGTAGTTGAAAATGAGATGCTTGCAGATGTGGAAGGTTTGAGTCAACTAACTTCTGTAGGAAAGGTTTTTGGCATTGGAATATCTCAAAACCTGGAGAGCTTATCTGGATTAGAAAAACTGACAACGGTAGGAGACTCCCTGGCAATCTACAATAATAATAAACTTCGATCTCTGGCAGGTATCGAAAATATTGATGCGACTTCCATCAGCGCTTTGTTGATTTCTGGTAATCAAAACTTAGCCACTTGCGAGGTAAAAAGTATCTGTGATTATCTAAAAATACCGCAAAGTAAGGCCATCATCAGTAACAATGACATGCGATGTAACTCAAGAGACCAAGTAGAAACAGCATGTCAAACTAGTAGCGTGGACGATGGCAGTGAAGATAAATTTAAGATCACTCCAAACCCAAGCAACGCATTTATCAATGTATCTGGCTTGGAAGTAAACAAAGACTTTGTGCTCTTGGATGTCTTAGGAAAAGTAGTAATGCATGGCGTCCTTTCAGAAGGTGGTCGAATAGACATATCTGTTTTGGATAATGGCTTATACTTCATCAAAATTGGGTATAAAACGCTGTCTGTTGTAAAAATTTAA
- a CDS encoding sensor histidine kinase — MTYIFNNNFSQRIYISLLLLLSFTGQVCSQDIKPNGIDSVFVQINKLFRNDSKRALDLLDSIKTMVYDSGTDEHKFNFHFNYYKVIYFAKGEKNKALFQLHNAKKFANGFKDLALVYNKLGKYHHRSSGMLDSSMYFQIKAIETIKKHSDTYSLTHYYSDIADLYLTLNDLTNASKFIDQSLDISRKGGKRIDYGYGLHNAIEIYKQMNDTLKLAALQAEYAQFKNEKKDNSKVAHEKTSFNKKGSERNSFLHESISVHEVNKDLTLLLTKRILLADQMQLEKKYAEAIQTLEKGIPFLNDSVLIFKQSYFTKLKNLHTLTENHKSALAYTDSIIGIENKLFDESRMNAIREMEAKYNKLEQDNLIALLQKDRSISKRNFYLALLVILFLILVSAFVYLLYDQKKKNLTLLQHKNDTISAMLTEKDILLKEIHHRVKNNLQVVSSLLNLQSNYISDEIALEAINEGKNRVLSMALIHQNLYSDEHLTAIETKGYFDDLLDQLFESYNIDEEHIKLVKDIDNFLIDVDTMIPLGLITNELISNALKHAFKGKESGQILFSVHHSDKRIRISIKDNGIGVDPTSFSASRSFGNKMIQAFVQKLKADLDVRNDNGTEILMTIPMNILKAERA; from the coding sequence ATGACATACATTTTTAATAACAATTTCAGCCAAAGAATCTACATAAGCTTACTATTGTTACTTTCTTTTACAGGACAAGTATGTTCTCAGGATATCAAGCCAAATGGAATTGATTCCGTTTTTGTTCAAATCAATAAATTGTTCAGAAACGACTCAAAGAGAGCCTTAGACTTATTGGATTCTATTAAGACTATGGTTTATGATTCAGGTACAGATGAACATAAGTTCAATTTTCATTTCAATTATTACAAAGTGATTTATTTTGCCAAAGGAGAAAAAAATAAGGCACTATTTCAGTTACATAATGCTAAAAAATTTGCAAATGGTTTTAAAGACTTGGCGCTTGTTTACAATAAGTTGGGGAAATATCATCACAGATCATCAGGCATGCTTGACTCATCAATGTATTTTCAGATAAAAGCAATTGAAACGATCAAAAAACATTCTGATACGTATAGTTTAACACACTATTATTCAGATATTGCAGACCTGTATCTAACTCTAAATGATCTTACCAATGCTAGTAAATTCATTGATCAATCATTGGATATATCGAGAAAAGGTGGTAAAAGGATTGATTATGGCTATGGGTTGCACAATGCAATTGAAATTTATAAGCAAATGAATGATACGCTTAAGTTGGCTGCATTGCAAGCAGAATACGCACAATTTAAAAATGAGAAGAAAGATAATTCCAAAGTTGCACATGAAAAGACTTCATTCAATAAAAAAGGTTCTGAAAGAAATTCATTTCTCCATGAGAGCATATCTGTTCATGAAGTAAATAAGGATCTGACACTTTTACTCACTAAAAGGATACTGCTGGCAGATCAGATGCAGCTAGAAAAAAAATATGCTGAAGCAATACAAACATTAGAAAAAGGAATTCCTTTTTTGAATGATAGTGTTTTGATCTTCAAACAGAGTTATTTTACCAAGTTAAAAAATCTTCATACACTAACCGAAAATCATAAGTCAGCATTAGCTTACACGGATTCAATAATCGGCATAGAAAATAAATTATTTGATGAGTCCAGAATGAATGCTATCCGGGAGATGGAAGCTAAATACAATAAACTTGAACAGGACAATCTTATCGCACTTTTACAAAAAGACAGATCCATTTCAAAAAGAAATTTTTACCTTGCTTTATTGGTAATCTTATTTTTGATTTTAGTTAGTGCATTCGTTTATTTATTGTATGATCAAAAAAAGAAAAATCTGACTCTTTTGCAACATAAAAACGATACCATTTCTGCAATGTTGACCGAAAAAGATATTCTTTTAAAGGAAATTCATCACCGGGTAAAAAATAATCTTCAGGTTGTATCCAGCTTGCTAAATCTTCAATCCAATTACATTTCTGATGAAATCGCACTTGAAGCCATCAACGAAGGCAAAAATAGAGTATTGTCCATGGCACTTATCCACCAAAATTTGTACTCCGACGAACATTTGACAGCCATAGAAACCAAAGGTTATTTTGATGATTTGCTTGACCAACTTTTTGAGTCTTACAATATTGATGAAGAGCATATTAAGCTTGTGAAAGATATAGATAATTTTCTGATAGATGTTGACACCATGATACCTTTAGGTCTGATCACCAATGAATTGATATCCAATGCATTAAAACATGCATTCAAAGGAAAAGAAAGCGGACAAATCCTATTTTCCGTTCATCATTCAGACAAACGAATACGGATATCGATTAAAGATAATGGAATCGGCGTAGATCCCACGTCTTTTTCTGCTTCAAGAAGTTTTGGCAATAAAATGATACAGGCTTTTGTTCAAAAGCTAAAAGCTGATCTGGATGTCCGAAATGATAATGGTACTGAAATTCTGATGACAATACCAATGAATATTTTAAAAGCAGAAAGAGCATAA